The Capsicum annuum cultivar UCD-10X-F1 chromosome 3, UCD10Xv1.1, whole genome shotgun sequence genomic sequence tttacattCCCTAAGCACTTATTTCAaagattgcaaagggtagtaaaccataggcttagttTTTCACAATTGCTTTGTTCCCCAATAACCCTCTTTCGAgtatgttatgggttacctaatattctcctaaatccctctttcgaggatgacaaagggtttctagatcttggagctttcactaatcaaacccatttggagatttgaagttttcacccatcaaattccaacacaAAAGCTCAAGTAATGGtaaaatccatactcaacaactaaaatcaacgcaaacacaacaatacctaCACATAATTACACTCTATTTCAACAAAacccaagactaaattatttatctactcatgaagaaagtaaagagaaatataccatgtgggtcatcaaaagcattcattcttcacaaagaaactaagaaatttgagtctCCAAAGTTAATTACAACTTACCCAAATTAGGTTTCAAGCTCAGAATTAAAAACAATCTTATGAGGTAAGAAATAcctaaagaagaaagggtttttgtttaaatattattTGGGAGTCGTCCATGACATTTTACAGATCTTCCCTTAGGCTTGTTCCCACTGATCTGCAATTATGTGCATTTGTCTACGACCACGGTTAGGTTCCATGACCATGCTTTGCTAACTACTTGGACTGACTGTGACTATAGCCTGAGGACCGCGGGTGCAGTAACTAAGGCTGACTACTTCAGATTTCTAGTTGCACTTCTTTTGCTTCCATTTGATCCCTTCTTAGCTCTATTCCACATATGCTCACTTTCTCCACTTtatgcctgcaaaatatgggTGTTAGTACACTTAGATCCATATAATCCcttattttctaatacataacaTGGTAGTATGCATGTATAAttagtgcgaatgagtggtaggATTAtaactcatcaacacccccaacttagaccATTGTTTGTCCTCAAGGAACACTACCTCTTTCCATGAGACCCTTTCTATGTATGCACTTATTTATGTTCCCAATGAACATGAAAAATCCAACTTGGTTACCACCACAAAAATCTTTTAACACATGGATAGAAAAGTATTAACAATATCCCTCATCACAAAATAGAGTGATGAAGGATGCAATAGATCTTGGGGAGCGACTATATGACAATTACTaacactctagaagtgactcacaaGCTGGCTACAATCATGTTATACATCCACATATCTCATTGCATGGAAGATGACAAAATTACCAACCGTAATTAACTCACATGCCccctcacaagaaagaaaggtTCACATACCTAGTTACCAATTACGCAACAAGGAAATTTAAGTACAATCACTCACTCTATCAAGGAACTCTTCATGTTACaaataccatgccataggctagcttttttcaatcgccactataatgactacactTGGTTGGAAATTACTAAGGGTTTTTTAGCTTGTAATGTACGTTTAGGGTAGTGTAGGATAGAAATTCAGGACAAAaagctataccctccttgaagTTATACATCATATACTCATCACTTTTTTATTATTGGGACACTTCTTTGTCTTTAAGTATTTTACCCACTTTGTCTCTTTTGCTTTCCCTAAGGTCTTTTCACctcatttcctcattttttattcttACCTTAAGATTTATTAAACTCATTCTTTTGATAGACTATCTTTTCCTTCCAAGAAAAATGCTACTTGCTAAATTTGAAGGTTCTTTTTTTTTATGACTTCGTGGTTCACTACACTTTCTTTCTCTTTCCATCACccctaacttaggattttagcctcaatttgcattcttaagttcaagaaggatagggttcaagagagAGTAAGCAGAAGGGTCACAACTTATAAGATGGTTGCTAAAGAAAACTCCAAAGGCTaaaagagggtgactaggggtaactcctaTGGATTGGCGGGAATTTTAGACTAAAGTAGGCTTCCAAAATCATAAggtggcctatgatcattttacccaccaagcataaccaaaatttagttttgaaagactaatagggaaagttctagatgatacaagtacacatgagatgtagACAGTTAAGCTCAGACACACGGCATGAGAATGTTGTCAAGGTGGTAAATTGTTATCCTCACTAGAGAAAAGGGTGGAGTATCCCCTAATTTTCTGAGATCAACATTCAGAGTCAAAGAAAAGGAGAGAATATTGTCACAAAGTTTTTCACATCCATGCCTTCGACTTTTTCAAAAGTTTTTGGACGAAGAGAGGGCTTTCTTTTGTACTCGAACCATGCATAATTTTTCTAATTATGGCAACAACCCAAGATATCATCTTACATTGCAAACTATAGTATGggagaaattctatatggttactAAGACTTCACCAATCGGTGTAACTATGAATACCAATCATTGATGCCATAGGTACTCTGACTTCCCTTGCATCTATGATTAGAAATTAAAATCACTAATTAATGAAATTAGAACAAAATAACTACTCTATACagatgtgggcaccatcagagtgcccgactattacaacctaaataaaaaaaataagaattatccaaaagagtaaaaaagtaggcaaaatatcaataatacatgccCAAATCAGATCAATAAGGAGACACTCCCAACTGaaaaggtagcagtgtccccactgcataaataatgaaggataaaaaagaTAAGGGTGCCCCCTGAATCCATATCAAGGCTGCTATCTCTCTCAGACCCTGCATCATCACCATCTTTTTCAAGATCTGGCTACTTAGCTTGGGCCTCATCATCACTGTTTACCCAAGACGTAGGAAGCCTATTTTGGGGTTTCAAGACCTTTTATAGGCCCTTTACCCCCTTCCACATCTTTATAAAGAATTCATCCCACTTTTTATCCTTTGTGATAATCTTTTCACGTCACTCCTAAGGTCCCGGTGTGATCCCACCAAAGAAGAGTAGGCTTTCTCAAGCTGATTAATAGTagcttttttcttcttttggtccTTCTTGTATTTGTCATAATCGGCACGTGACACATATGAGTGATGGGTAGCGGAGGGCTCTCCTGGCCCTTGAGGTAAGCTAGACACAAGCTCTTTAATTGTTGAAATGTTACCTCCAATCTCTTCAAGAGGTCCCATAGTGGTTGGCCTATAAGGTTCGGGTTCGCTACATGTTTTCTCTTCCAAgttgatctttattttatttctttttcttgatgtGCCCTCTCCTCGAATCCTCAATGGGTAGATTGGGCCACTAGGATGCACCCATGTATCATTACCATACTCTTCCAACCCCACTCTCTTACAAAGCTTAGTAATCAAAGAGGGGTAAAAGAGGTTCGTACCACCTTAgtttttgaaatgatttatttcatTAACCATAAGTTGGCCAATATCCAATGGAACGTCATCTATAATACAATAAACCATATGAGAATGCAATTCAAGGACTTTTGTCATGTTAGTTCAAGGATACACTCGGCTACATATGATGTGCAACCATATTCAAGCCTCAaaagtgaagtcattcatggaaaTATTGCTTTTAGTTTTGGTCCACATGACTTCCTTTCTGGGACATAGCCATTATGCCAACCGATTCCCCAATTTACACCTTTTTGctttgaattcacccatgtcTGCCTGTTtgagcccataaacatcatttatttatttactccCAATTTTCACCGACTTTCCCCAATTTTTTATAATCAAATTGAGTGGGTCCGAGAAAGATACTTACtaatattggtataaaattaATGGACCCATTGTTCATTCGCAAGGCATGGATCTGGGGCAAAGCACTTCTACACTATGGTTCCAAGTTTGTCGTGGAAGGCTGGTAATATTCTAGAAACATATCCCTTTATCCAAGAGCAACtttttctttgaaagatcattATAGTAATGAGTGTGGCATTCAGGTTCCATGAATCGGATATGATCATACTTATCCATGAGGTTATCCTAAAAGAACTaaacacacattatattttttgatgtcattttaATCATGCAAGTTGTACTATATTGAACATTAAAGTTCAATGTACTAAGTGTTTGGAGTTGCTTGGCTAAAAATTAGAAGTGCGGGATTTTCGACCTGGCAGGGACCTATCAATTTCTGCTATCACGATTTTGGACCACATTTGCATTACAGCATTTGAGTTATCATGGTCGAGGTCTAGGACCACGATTGCAACACCTGAGGTAGTTCTGTGCAGCTTTGCATGctcatattttttctaattttagacTGCTAACATGTTCTACAATATGGGTACAAATAAAAGTCATGGGAACAATGCTATAGGTGTGTGTCAATGTGCCTTTTAAAAAGTAGATATTactattgaaagttcatttgaGCAATTTATCGAACACTTGACGTGCATAACTCATTGGTCTACCTTTTGTACACAGTATTGGTTACTCAAGATTTCCCTACTTATGCACACCTCAATCATGCAGCCAACATCACACcaataataaatataacaacATGGAAAGCATAACAATTAGCAATTTTAGGCCTTTCTTAATCATGCACTCTATggcctattttcaaaaataaaaccaTGGATTCACATCACTTACCGGAGTTGTGATgcaaaaagaaatatgaaaagagGGTATTTGAGAGCTCACAACTTGACTATAATTTAGCCTAAATGTGAAGTAAAATCTTGAAAGAAAGTGTGAGGGAAATGAGGGGAAACTAGGAGTTAAATAACTAAAGTGACTGTGATTATGGTAAAGGAACTGCCATCACTGACACCCCCAAAACCGCAATCGCCCATGGGTGCTGCAATTACGGTAACTGAGAGCTGTTTTTCTCCCCTATTTCCCCTGTTCAgtattttactcaattttcatAGATTTTTCCCTGCTTAAATTTTTTGAAGTAGAATTGTACACTTTCCCTTTTTAAGCACATTCAATGCAATCCAAAGTGCcacaaatgcatgggttattcaaATACAAAAGACAACATCTACACTACAAGAACATAGCAAAAAGGATACAAGACACTCTTGTGGTATTTGTTGGTTGCCTCCCGCCTAGCGCCTTAGTTATCGTCGTGGCACGACGTTTTTATTCTTTCAATAGTGAAGGCCTTAGTTATCGTCGTGGCACAATGTCTTTATTCTTTCAATATTGTGGTGGTCCTCAAACCCCTCTTCATTCACTTTCTCATTTTCAATATCTACTACAGATACTACTTTGAGCTCCACAGTTTACTTCTTTGACTTGCAAATTTTGAACGAGAACTCATTTTCTTGTACCTGAAGTTTCATCTCCCCCAGCTCTAGATAGATAATGGCTCTCCCAGTGGCCAAGAAAGGATGACCAAGAATGATAGGCACCTCTTGGTCCATCTCACAATCCAATACTACGAAATCTGCCAGGAGAatgatttttttcacttttacaGCGACCTCAAACAATATACCCACCGGCCTTTTTATGGATCGGTCCACCATGAAAAGTTGTATCAAGGTCGGTGTAGGAGTTTCCAAGTCAAGAAGCTTATAGATGACAAAGGGAATTAGGTTTATGCTCATACCAAGGTTACAAAGAGCTTTTGCAAACTCATGAGTCCCAAT encodes the following:
- the LOC107865297 gene encoding uncharacterized protein LOC107865297, giving the protein MSKKKLVECDTIKVNHRCSSTIDREVAEKKDDPRAFTITCSIGTHEFAKALCNLGMSINLIPFVIYKLLDLETPTPTLIQLFMVDRSIKRPVGILFEVAVKVKKIILLADFVVLDCEMDQEVPIILGHPFLATGRAIIYLELGEMKLQVQENEFSFKICKSKK